The segment TCAAGAACTCGAaaagaacagaaagaaaaaatatatctgATCATGTGACAATGCATTCACAAAATTACTTCCCAATGAAACATATTCATAATATTAGAATGCTTCTTTGATATCTATGAGATGACATAATGTTCATTTGAAGCAAAGCTTGCGTGATTATACTCATTTTACATTTACTATAGTTTTTCcaatgatttttttcaaaacggGTTTTAACGTTGCAACCAAGACTCAATATAAGAAGCAACAGATACAATGGTTTCCAAAAGAAGGGTTACAAACGTTAAAGAAAAATGCAATGGTTTTTAACTGACACGATGGTTAGACCAAGTTCGACTATAAACTGATAGTCGGACTGAATCCAATAATTGGTTCTACCAGTAATTACTCAAATTAGATCTCAAAATTATTAAACTggtaaaaatcaataaaaatatcaaaaatctataaactatccatataaacataaaattagtttatatttatgatgttctatattcaaaaattatttttatattttaattatgtatcatatttactaatgttacttttaaatttatatactaaaaatatattaaatcaaattattgAACCATATTTAACCCGATCTAATCATATTGAACTGtgactcaaaaaaaaattcggtTTAGTTTTCGGTCCGTTTTTAAGAATactataaaaatacaataacatCAAACAAAACTGTACCAATAATCTTGTCATTTTTCCTGTGAAAATAACTGAATATAATTCACTATTTTTTTAACAAGAATGTAATTCAATATCATACACTCACAATaactttttccttttctaaaaaaatattaactctCACTTTTATCTTATATTCTAGTACTTTTGCGGATATAAAATTTtggttgttatttttattttagatatggtatattataataataataattattacaaACTTTTTTTGGTGCAACTTATTAtaactaaaactgttaaaaataaataaataaaaaattcatgttTCAATTGGGTTGACAACGTAGGTGGCATGTGGATCCTCACGTGATCTTACGCTGGTCCTAGTCGCAGGTGATCCAGCTTCGTCCACTGACTAGGGTTGAATTCTCTAGGTCACGTTCCTTCTTATCCTCTCTATTCACAGaaccttccttccttccttccttccttccttccttccttccttccttcaaTGGTCTCTCTGTGAGAAAAAGACGCAAACCAAAGCAACAgccttaaaaatataaaaatggcCATGTCTCATCTCTTCCTTTCTTCGCCTCGACCTTCATTGGCTCCGCGACTCCACTCACCGACCCAGGTAACCAAAACCTCTCTTCTATCGAATCTTCAATTCCTCCTTGCGACCCATATAAAAAGGTTGCTCCTTTTTCACTATCTAAGCCATATTTGTAGTTAGGTAATAGCGTTTCTGAGATCAAAGTCGATCAATTTCATCTCTTGTTGGGGTCTATTAAACATATAAATGGTGAATATGTCGTTTAGGTACATAAGCTCTGTTTCAAAACAGAACATCTGTTCTTATGTGAATGAGGTTTTACCTTCATGAGTTTTATCTTGTTTGCAGTTGTACTCTAACAAGAGTAAAAGTCTCAAGGGTGCAAATGAAGCTAAAGCATCAAATAGATTATTCCTCTGCCGCTCAATTCATATGGAATCTGATCATTCAGGGGACTCAAAGAGGCTTACTTTCGACACCCTTTTGAGGAAAGCAAAACATGTTTGGAATGATTCTCCACAGCCGGTCAAGGACTTCCCTTGGAACAGAGCGTTCGAGAACTTCGTGCAGCTCGTTCTCGATCTCGCCATATCAGTCGTTAAGCTTCTGTTTGTTCCCGTGTTGGCGGTTTCCTCCGTCAGCGAGATGTCTTATTGTGCACATGAGAGGAAGCTTGCTTTAGTCCCGTTCCCGTTACTCATCGGTGTTGTTGTTGGAGGCATTCTACAAGGAACCGCTTTGAACATCTCTCCTCGTCTTAAGGTCCGTGACTTGTTGTGACAGTCTCAAAACCCTTCTGGTCTTAAGAGATAAagagtttttttgtttctttttattgcAGGAAGCGGAAGTACCGTGGCATTTGATAGCTATGATGATGCTATTCACTCTGATCAAGCTTCCTGGACCGTACTATCCATATTGGGGGCGCTTGTTTGTTCCTCATTTTGCGAATGGAGTGTTGTTTAGAGCACTTTGGTCCATGTTCTTTTGGTATAAGAAGACTAGAAATACATCAGGAACTCCTCTGCAGAATCACAGTTCGGAAACAAAATGACCGCCTTGACCCAaaggtatatatatagagaagcATATGGACATGTTTAGATATGACTGTAGTTTCTAAGTTTATGTATCGCTGTTAGTTGTGTCTTTTGTAGGTGGGAGTTGGGTCACTTTGATTGGTTCTGGGGATTATCTGGAACCTCATTGTGTTGAGCATAGAGAggagttttcttcttttttacatCTTCAAATCTCATCAGAGAACTCGAGGTATATGAGttcattatatataatattgtaggCCCTAGAGTTGAGTTCTGTTTTCTCCTCTTTAGTTTTTATTGACAATGTTACATGTGAAAGTTGTCTTAGTTATCTCGAAGACCACACTTCTTGGGGAATGTATTTTTGTATCTTTGAGATGGAAACAAGGAGAAGGAATGGTTCATGTTTTGTTCAGATAGAATGTTTTTTTAGGTTAATACCGAGTAAGAACAGTAAAGTGATACAAGTAAGAATGAGATTTATAATTTGCTTAAGTATTGGTTACGAGGTGATTGAGTTCTTCTCACTCAAAACTTCACAAGTAAAAAACTCTCGACACAATTATCATCTCCACGAGAAAGATAACCTTTGCAGC is part of the Raphanus sativus cultivar WK10039 chromosome 5, ASM80110v3, whole genome shotgun sequence genome and harbors:
- the LOC108835900 gene encoding uncharacterized protein LOC108835900, with the translated sequence MAMSHLFLSSPRPSLAPRLHSPTQLYSNKSKSLKGANEAKASNRLFLCRSIHMESDHSGDSKRLTFDTLLRKAKHVWNDSPQPVKDFPWNRAFENFVQLVLDLAISVVKLLFVPVLAVSSVSEMSYCAHERKLALVPFPLLIGVVVGGILQGTALNISPRLKEAEVPWHLIAMMMLFTLIKLPGPYYPYWGRLFVPHFANGVLFRALWSMFFWYKKTRNTSGTPLQNHSSETK